Proteins encoded by one window of Modestobacter marinus:
- a CDS encoding LCP family protein gives MPEPAPRRRWLRRTLTSLGVLALVLAMVIGTGLWFLSNRYGSNIDRVGDVFAALEEGSRPAAPSPTGDLQPTEDPITFLLVGSDTRAELAPGELPDARSDAIMLARFAGDREHAQVVSIPRDSWVDIPGHGKGKINAAYALGGPPLLIRTIEQLTGVRIDHYAAIDFAGLIQVTDDLGGVDVVVAETTSNGPYTFSEGLNHLDGDQARWYVGQRYDLPGGDFDRVKRQQNYLRAMFTRLFSQEVFTSPGKLDSALRAVTSAVAVDDALSNGDLLSMAYSLRGLTPADVEFFTAPVLGTGTEGAASVVYLDQTAGERMWGYLQTDSLGQNAGEFSDEALPDVPR, from the coding sequence GTGCCGGAGCCCGCTCCGCGACGACGATGGCTGCGACGCACGCTGACCAGCTTGGGCGTGCTGGCGCTGGTGCTCGCCATGGTCATCGGCACCGGCCTGTGGTTCCTGAGCAACCGGTACGGCAGCAACATCGACCGGGTCGGCGACGTCTTCGCGGCCCTCGAGGAGGGCTCCCGCCCGGCCGCACCTTCGCCGACCGGCGACCTGCAACCCACTGAGGATCCGATCACCTTCCTGCTGGTTGGCTCGGATACCCGCGCCGAACTCGCCCCCGGCGAGCTGCCCGATGCCCGTTCCGACGCCATCATGCTCGCGCGTTTCGCCGGCGACCGAGAGCACGCCCAGGTCGTCTCCATCCCCCGTGACTCCTGGGTCGACATCCCCGGCCACGGGAAGGGCAAGATCAATGCGGCGTACGCCCTCGGCGGGCCCCCGCTGCTGATCCGGACGATCGAGCAGCTGACCGGCGTCCGGATCGACCACTACGCAGCCATCGACTTCGCCGGGCTGATCCAGGTGACCGACGACCTCGGCGGTGTCGACGTCGTCGTCGCCGAGACGACCAGCAACGGGCCCTACACCTTCTCCGAGGGGCTCAACCACCTCGACGGCGACCAGGCCCGCTGGTACGTCGGCCAGCGCTACGACCTGCCCGGTGGCGACTTCGACCGGGTGAAACGGCAGCAGAACTACCTGCGGGCGATGTTCACCAGATTGTTCAGCCAGGAGGTGTTCACCTCACCGGGCAAGCTCGACTCCGCGCTGCGCGCGGTCACGAGTGCGGTCGCCGTCGACGATGCGCTGAGCAACGGCGACCTGCTGTCGATGGCCTACTCGCTGCGCGGTCTCACGCCGGCCGACGTCGAGTTCTTCACCGCTCCGGTGTTGGGCACCGGCACCGAGGGCGCGGCCAGCGTCGTCTACCTGGACCAGACGGCCGGCGAGCGCATGTGGGGCTATCTGCAGACCGACTCGCTGGGCCAGAACGCCGGCGAGTTCAGCGATGAGGCGCTGCCTGATGTCCCCCGCTGA
- a CDS encoding glycosyltransferase family 4 protein gives MSHYRVAHLTNTLKLDGTGFTNSTTDLMLAHAAAGHEVAVFCHSSDDPMRQLLAEHGIEVFEDFDASSPKALLASARSHARQLRSYEVLHVHTVRTTLLTMLAAPLHFLRRSVSTLHNPYQRSVFVMYLTRRIVSISAADRDYVHRRTRGLRRPTPILNGTLGSGRLPSVESVEPADLPGKPIVYVGAIYERKGVDVLLKAMQRIREAVPGAHLYLVGNRDNPAMERLATDLGLDDVVTWVGFSPDPRAYMKAASVFVLPSRAEGFGNVLTEARSTGTPIVASNVGGIPEALSNGKAGLLVEPEDEEGLAQAIVSVLTEDELAARLRVAALTDLESASVQRAAREYEAVYATVAH, from the coding sequence ATGAGCCACTACCGAGTCGCCCATCTGACCAACACGCTTAAACTGGATGGAACGGGCTTCACAAACTCGACCACCGATCTGATGCTCGCGCATGCGGCCGCCGGCCACGAGGTCGCCGTCTTCTGTCACAGTTCCGACGACCCCATGCGTCAGCTGTTGGCTGAGCACGGGATCGAGGTGTTCGAGGACTTCGACGCATCTTCACCCAAGGCGCTGCTCGCCTCGGCCCGGTCCCATGCCCGTCAGCTCCGCAGCTATGAGGTTCTGCACGTGCATACCGTCCGGACGACGCTCCTGACGATGCTCGCTGCACCTCTGCACTTTCTCCGGCGATCGGTGTCCACGCTGCACAACCCGTACCAGCGGTCGGTCTTCGTCATGTACTTGACTAGGAGGATCGTCAGCATCAGTGCCGCGGATCGCGATTACGTCCACCGCAGGACGCGCGGGTTGCGCCGTCCCACTCCCATCCTCAACGGCACGCTCGGCAGTGGCCGCCTGCCGTCCGTCGAGTCCGTCGAGCCGGCCGACCTCCCAGGGAAGCCCATCGTCTACGTCGGTGCCATCTACGAGCGCAAGGGCGTCGACGTGCTCCTGAAGGCGATGCAGCGAATCCGTGAAGCCGTGCCGGGGGCTCACCTGTACCTGGTCGGCAACCGGGACAACCCCGCCATGGAACGGCTCGCCACTGATCTGGGCTTGGACGACGTCGTCACGTGGGTCGGTTTCAGTCCCGATCCGCGGGCGTACATGAAGGCGGCCTCCGTCTTCGTGTTGCCGTCCCGCGCGGAGGGGTTCGGCAACGTCCTCACCGAGGCTCGGTCGACCGGCACTCCGATCGTGGCCAGCAACGTGGGCGGGATACCGGAGGCGCTCTCCAACGGAAAGGCGGGCTTGCTCGTCGAACCCGAGGACGAGGAGGGCCTGGCGCAGGCGATCGTGTCAGTGCTCACCGAGGACGAACTGGCAGCCCGACTGCGCGTTGCCGCCCTGACCGACCTGGAGAGTGCAAGCGTCCAGCGGGCCGCACGTGAGTACGAGGCCGTCTACGCGACGGTCGCGCACTGA
- a CDS encoding lipopolysaccharide biosynthesis protein → MSDSSIFRRAVLLSSVTSFLVPLVGLMTAPILAHALGVEGRGEMAAAVAPYSLIVAVATLGLPQALTFYLAKNPELTRRVLLSTTAVTLTLGAGCLAAMAWLVTPLSGGNSELAMLIMLASACALPALVVNLMRGAAAGRQMWGSVASEGVLNSSLRLIGLGGLALAGLLDVRLAVLVTVVGPAIAGIAYWKLLRRPTEAAPSDAVPMSRPNRVLLGYGARTWLGSVASMLTARLSQLLVTPLSDVGQLGLFVVAVTIADVPFLVTAGIRDAVFGVSSQTADPQRLAATSRVVTLAGLLGAGAIAATLPFWIRTVFGEEFGAAIPAALILLAAAVANMPGLIAGVGLGAWGRPGLRSWVLVATLVTNLIALLTLVPVAGAVGAALAGLLSGTVMSVLAVALTARVVGVPVHAFVFPRTADLRLLVAEVRRALGKLRRRRTTRSHS, encoded by the coding sequence GTGTCCGACAGCAGCATCTTCCGACGGGCCGTGCTGCTGTCCTCGGTCACCAGTTTCCTCGTCCCCCTGGTGGGCCTAATGACGGCCCCGATCCTCGCCCATGCCCTGGGAGTGGAGGGTCGTGGCGAGATGGCGGCGGCGGTCGCCCCCTACTCCCTCATCGTCGCCGTCGCCACGCTCGGCTTGCCGCAGGCCCTGACGTTCTACCTCGCCAAGAACCCTGAACTGACCCGGCGGGTGCTTCTGTCGACGACGGCTGTGACGCTCACGCTCGGGGCCGGCTGCCTCGCTGCGATGGCTTGGCTGGTGACTCCACTGTCCGGAGGCAACTCCGAACTGGCGATGTTGATCATGCTCGCTTCTGCGTGCGCTCTGCCGGCGCTGGTCGTCAACCTCATGCGGGGAGCGGCGGCCGGTCGCCAGATGTGGGGCTCCGTCGCCAGTGAGGGGGTGCTCAACTCATCGCTGCGTTTGATCGGACTCGGTGGGCTGGCCTTGGCAGGACTGCTGGACGTCCGTCTCGCCGTCCTCGTGACCGTCGTCGGCCCGGCCATCGCCGGGATCGCCTACTGGAAGCTCCTGCGGCGCCCCACCGAGGCTGCGCCGTCGGACGCCGTACCGATGAGTCGACCGAACAGGGTGCTCCTGGGCTACGGAGCGAGGACCTGGCTCGGATCGGTGGCGAGCATGCTCACGGCGCGGCTGAGCCAGTTGCTGGTCACGCCCCTGTCGGACGTCGGTCAGCTCGGCCTCTTCGTCGTGGCAGTGACGATCGCCGATGTCCCGTTCCTGGTCACCGCTGGAATCCGTGATGCGGTGTTCGGCGTGAGCAGCCAGACAGCGGACCCGCAGCGGCTGGCTGCGACATCACGGGTCGTCACACTGGCCGGGCTGCTGGGCGCGGGGGCCATTGCGGCCACTCTTCCTTTCTGGATCCGCACGGTGTTCGGAGAGGAGTTCGGGGCGGCCATCCCGGCTGCGTTGATCCTCCTGGCTGCTGCCGTGGCGAACATGCCTGGCCTCATCGCTGGGGTGGGCCTGGGCGCCTGGGGTCGGCCGGGCCTCCGGAGTTGGGTGCTCGTCGCCACGCTGGTCACCAACTTGATCGCGCTCCTCACGCTGGTGCCCGTGGCCGGCGCAGTCGGCGCTGCGCTCGCCGGGCTGCTCAGCGGGACGGTGATGTCGGTGTTGGCAGTAGCGCTGACCGCGCGGGTCGTGGGAGTGCCCGTCCATGCCTTCGTGTTCCCGCGGACGGCAGACCTACGGCTCCTGGTGGCTGAGGTCCGGAGAGCGCTGGGCAAGCTGAGACGACGGCGGACCACGCGATCACACAGCTGA
- a CDS encoding Wzz/FepE/Etk N-terminal domain-containing protein — protein sequence MVLHDYVGALRRGWWVVLTLALLGGAAGAALAYLAAPTYYAQTTVYVTTTSDNPDAMERAANYADLAETSAVLGRATAILGEPNQEELQEVVSAAARENSSMVDISASGTEASVAAARANAVAEALVNAVELLEVQEPAPAVGSPPALQLTIVEAAEAPDNATSPRPRNNVLVGVAVGLGVALLAIVVLGALDTRIRTASDAPRPTPLETITSIPTQPRHRTSRMAREEARREAFRALRTTLVVGAHARGPMAMLGATAESDVREAAGQLAAVLAELDCTVAVVDLDLHPSERGSHRPAEERAEAKPGVAELLTGATQLSDMLPQGGSGGPFVLGPGRVEATSPRLIGRPAMAELVQQLSARFDYVLLACPPLSERSESATVARLAGDCLLFVESGRTRRADYVSAVEKLAGSRVARVHLVVDHVRDPDLGYTRMAPELGATAAGSAR from the coding sequence TTGGTTCTGCACGACTATGTCGGGGCGCTTCGACGTGGTTGGTGGGTCGTCCTCACGCTCGCCCTGCTCGGCGGCGCAGCGGGGGCTGCCCTGGCCTACCTGGCGGCGCCGACCTACTACGCGCAGACCACTGTCTACGTGACCACCACGTCCGACAACCCTGACGCCATGGAACGCGCCGCCAACTACGCCGACCTGGCGGAGACCTCCGCCGTACTCGGCCGCGCCACGGCCATCCTCGGCGAGCCGAATCAGGAGGAGCTGCAGGAGGTCGTCTCCGCCGCTGCCCGCGAGAACTCCTCCATGGTCGACATCAGCGCATCAGGCACGGAGGCGTCCGTCGCCGCCGCACGGGCCAACGCGGTCGCGGAAGCCCTCGTGAACGCGGTCGAGTTGCTGGAGGTGCAGGAACCGGCGCCCGCAGTCGGGAGCCCGCCGGCGCTCCAGCTGACGATCGTGGAAGCTGCCGAGGCCCCGGACAACGCCACCAGCCCCCGTCCGCGGAACAACGTGCTGGTCGGCGTGGCCGTCGGGCTGGGAGTTGCCCTGCTGGCCATCGTGGTACTCGGCGCATTGGACACCAGGATCAGGACCGCCTCCGACGCCCCCAGGCCGACCCCGCTGGAGACCATCACGAGCATCCCGACCCAACCGCGGCACCGGACCAGCCGGATGGCGCGTGAGGAAGCACGCCGGGAGGCGTTCCGCGCGCTTCGGACGACCTTGGTCGTGGGCGCGCACGCCCGGGGGCCGATGGCCATGCTGGGCGCCACCGCTGAGTCCGACGTCCGGGAGGCAGCCGGGCAACTGGCGGCCGTCCTCGCCGAGCTGGACTGCACGGTCGCAGTTGTCGACTTGGACCTGCACCCCAGTGAACGCGGTAGCCACCGGCCCGCAGAGGAGCGAGCCGAGGCCAAACCGGGTGTGGCGGAGCTCCTCACCGGCGCGACGCAACTGAGCGACATGCTCCCCCAGGGCGGGTCCGGTGGCCCCTTCGTGCTCGGCCCCGGCCGCGTCGAGGCCACGTCGCCGCGGCTCATCGGTCGCCCGGCGATGGCGGAGCTGGTACAGCAGCTCAGCGCACGCTTCGACTACGTCCTGCTCGCCTGCCCGCCACTGTCCGAGCGGTCCGAGTCCGCCACGGTGGCCAGGTTGGCCGGCGACTGCCTGCTGTTCGTGGAGTCTGGCCGGACACGCCGTGCCGACTACGTCAGCGCGGTGGAGAAGCTGGCCGGTTCTCGAGTCGCCCGGGTGCACCTCGTCGTTGACCACGTGCGGGATCCCGACCTGGGGTACACCCGGATGGCCCCTGAGCTGGGCGCCACTGCGGCCGGGTCAGCCCGTTAG
- a CDS encoding glycoside hydrolase family 16 protein, with protein MVLFVLLTLVAGSTAFLLARAADVQVSASSSAAGSEPAALLDHDKLDAAVPLSDRPVSWRSDDETTGAWVELDWPEPTTVDHVEVRAAGRAPFKNAVLTFDRGGSLLLTADEDGNVGLDFPARQVSSARLTFAEVPQEATSVALTSLVLDGSGDPRATDGEATDSAEVTISSGADPGALVDGDIGSGEVGGEWEALPDDLAPWGELSWEGARELSSVQIVGPSARAFDPTSSASAALHGRLVFDDGSSVLVSGISSGEPQVTTIAFTPRMASSVRLVLEKTIDQAEFAIREIAVHEAGTTPPVWPQQEQGHVVAAPEADDCGTAAAPPSAGGPDGQLALVCPAPGAAIDGETSVVLHAPAGTAVTATAWRPATPGSRSGSIEPIASGTADAAGRLPLTFDASSLQHGPFAVRMTAEVQGDVRPLYVQLVNRGGEQVTSEGSSPPGMTLQWAEDFSTPLSATQTGAGARYAATKPAPWGPSEFGDAVFADPADGSENLATLDGHLRVRVDPIGNRDIRTPYDQQHVGGILSSARVGGSGFAAQYGYFEARMLGPAGLGTWPAFWMLDSESATNRGEVTSEVDAVELYGRNTASSCHAIHAWTDGEDALDEQFCLEDGIRGDWALSWHTYGVRIMPGEAVFTVDGREVHRMVGVVNDAHPYFWMVDLALGGGWPVDLSSTTGVADLYVDWVRVWT; from the coding sequence GTGGTGCTGTTCGTTCTTCTCACGCTGGTCGCCGGCTCCACCGCATTCCTCCTCGCGCGAGCCGCCGACGTCCAGGTCTCCGCCTCGTCCTCGGCCGCCGGCTCCGAGCCGGCCGCTCTTCTCGATCACGACAAGCTCGATGCAGCCGTCCCGCTCTCCGATCGCCCGGTCTCCTGGCGGAGCGATGACGAGACAACCGGCGCCTGGGTGGAGCTGGACTGGCCGGAGCCGACGACCGTCGACCACGTCGAGGTACGCGCTGCCGGCAGAGCACCGTTCAAGAACGCCGTGCTCACGTTCGACCGGGGCGGCTCGCTCCTGCTCACCGCCGACGAGGACGGCAACGTCGGGCTGGACTTCCCGGCGCGCCAGGTGTCCAGCGCACGGCTCACCTTCGCCGAGGTCCCCCAGGAGGCCACGTCCGTCGCGCTCACGTCCCTCGTCCTCGACGGATCAGGAGATCCCCGCGCCACCGACGGAGAGGCCACCGATTCCGCCGAGGTGACCATCTCGAGCGGAGCCGACCCCGGCGCCCTCGTCGACGGCGACATCGGCTCCGGTGAGGTGGGTGGCGAGTGGGAGGCCCTGCCGGACGACCTCGCCCCGTGGGGCGAACTCAGCTGGGAAGGAGCGCGGGAGCTGTCCAGCGTGCAGATCGTCGGCCCCAGCGCCCGTGCCTTCGATCCCACGTCCTCCGCATCCGCCGCACTCCACGGGCGGTTGGTGTTCGACGACGGCAGCAGCGTCCTGGTCTCCGGGATCTCCAGCGGAGAGCCGCAGGTCACGACCATCGCGTTCACGCCGCGCATGGCCTCTTCGGTACGCCTGGTCCTGGAGAAGACGATCGACCAGGCCGAGTTCGCGATCCGCGAGATCGCTGTCCACGAGGCCGGCACCACCCCTCCCGTGTGGCCGCAGCAAGAGCAGGGCCATGTCGTCGCCGCTCCCGAGGCAGACGACTGCGGGACCGCGGCTGCACCGCCCTCTGCGGGCGGCCCGGATGGTCAGCTCGCACTCGTCTGCCCTGCCCCGGGGGCGGCCATCGACGGGGAGACGTCCGTCGTGCTGCATGCTCCGGCAGGAACGGCCGTGACGGCGACGGCCTGGCGCCCGGCCACACCCGGGAGCCGCAGTGGTTCCATCGAGCCCATCGCGTCAGGCACAGCGGATGCCGCTGGCCGACTTCCGCTCACCTTCGATGCGAGTTCGCTCCAACACGGTCCGTTCGCCGTCAGGATGACCGCAGAGGTGCAGGGTGACGTCAGGCCGCTCTACGTGCAGCTGGTCAATCGCGGCGGCGAGCAGGTGACTTCGGAGGGATCGTCACCGCCAGGCATGACCCTGCAGTGGGCCGAGGACTTCAGCACCCCGCTGTCGGCCACCCAGACCGGGGCCGGAGCGCGCTACGCCGCCACGAAGCCCGCACCCTGGGGTCCGTCCGAGTTCGGCGACGCCGTGTTCGCCGATCCCGCAGACGGGTCGGAGAACCTCGCGACGCTCGACGGCCACCTGCGCGTTCGCGTCGATCCGATCGGGAACCGGGACATCCGCACCCCGTACGACCAGCAGCATGTAGGTGGCATCCTGTCGTCCGCGCGCGTCGGCGGCAGTGGGTTCGCGGCTCAGTACGGGTACTTCGAGGCCCGGATGCTCGGCCCCGCCGGCCTCGGCACCTGGCCAGCGTTCTGGATGCTCGACTCGGAGAGTGCCACCAATCGAGGTGAGGTGACCAGTGAGGTGGACGCTGTCGAGTTGTACGGGCGCAACACGGCCAGCAGTTGTCACGCCATCCATGCGTGGACCGACGGCGAGGACGCCCTGGACGAGCAGTTCTGCCTGGAGGACGGCATCCGCGGCGACTGGGCGCTGAGCTGGCACACGTATGGGGTCCGCATCATGCCGGGGGAAGCGGTGTTCACCGTCGACGGGCGAGAGGTCCACCGGATGGTCGGCGTGGTCAACGACGCTCACCCGTACTTCTGGATGGTCGACCTGGCCCTCGGTGGGGGCTGGCCGGTCGACCTGTCCAGCACCACGGGGGTCGCAGACCTCTACGTCGACTGGGTTCGCGTCTGGACCTGA